Proteins encoded by one window of Rutidosis leptorrhynchoides isolate AG116_Rl617_1_P2 chromosome 7, CSIRO_AGI_Rlap_v1, whole genome shotgun sequence:
- the LOC139859092 gene encoding uncharacterized protein: MRSHMINSIDGRHHHGYNQHQVNIKSCSSVLDKLCKVCGKGFQSCKALFGHMKCHSIKLSNNKNKNIASFNQHTRTGDSDNENSDVKNCQLKRSRSRSRSRRNKRYMVVSTTGLTTASSSTSMDVNDNNQISCNDASASMVSEIEQEQEAEVAISLMMLSRELGEWGYETGPSEKCNSSVFVNSNLIWVLVNLWIQTRESLIVLLVTRVFIHFKHLVAIKQVTKKLKRDFDSIIENKNKIKHKPNSDHALTINGFDPKTSDDHQESSSFNLGVGCIKKKAVALGAHECPICLKMFSSGQALGGHKRSHLISETRSNRERCKNVIKKPDELVHETRPVFLDLNMSPEEEMNISSSTTEYKSYYWDENDQWRNLESTTDGEKSMTESKH; encoded by the exons ATGAGGTCTCATATGATCAACTCTATCGATGGTCGTCATCATCATGGTTATAACCAGCATCAAGTGAATATCAAAAGTTGTTCAAGTGTTCTTGATAAACTTTGTAAAGTATGTGGAAAAGGATTTCAGTCTTGTAAAGCTTTGTTTGGGCACATGAAGTGTCACTCAATCAAGCTTTCAAACAACAAAAACAAGAATATTGCAAGTTTTAATCAACATACTCGGACGGGTGATTCAGATAATGAGAATTCGGATGTGAAAAATTGTCAACTGAAGAGATCAAGATCAAGAAGCAGAAGCAGAAGAAACAAAAGGTATATGGTTGTTAGTACAACTGGATTAACAACTGCTTCATCTTCAACCTCTAtggatgttaatgataataatcaaattAGTTGCAATGATGCTTCAGCTAGCATGGTGTCCGAAATTGAACAAGAGCAAGAAGCAGAGGTTGCTATATCTTTGATGATGCTTTCAAGAGAATTAGGTGAATGGGGATATGAAACTGGGCCATCTGAGAAGTGTAATTCCTCTGTTTTTGTAAAC TCAAACTTGATTTGGGTATTGGTGAATTTATGGATTCAAACAAGAGAAAGTTTGATTGTGTTGCTTGTAACAAGAGTTTTCATTCATTTCAAGCACTTGGTGGCCATAAAGCAAGTCACAAAAAAGCTAAAGAGAGATTTCGACTCGATAATTGAAAACAAAAACAAAATCAAACACAAACCCAATTCAGATCATGCGTTGACAATCAATGGGTTTGATCCGAAAACGTCCGATGATCACCAGGAATCATCAAGTTTCAATCTTGGTGTTGGTTGTATAAAGAAAAAAGCAGTAGCATTGGGAGCACATGAGTGTCCAATTTGTTTAAAGATGTTTTCATCAGGGCAAGCCTTAGGTGGTCACAAAAGGTCCCACTTAATTTCAGAAACTAGATCGAATCGAGAAAGGTGCAAAAATGTGATCAAGAAACCTGATGAACTAGTTCACGAAACTCGTCCCGTGTTTCTTGATCTCAACATGTCTCCTGAAGAAGAGATGAACATAAGCAGTAGTACCACAGAGTACAAGTCATACTACTGGGACGAGAACGATCAGTGGCGGAACTTGGAGTCAACCACAGATGGAGAGAAATCAATGACAGagagtaaacactaa